Proteins encoded together in one Marinithermus hydrothermalis DSM 14884 window:
- the ribD gene encoding bifunctional diaminohydroxyphosphoribosylaminopyrimidine deaminase/5-amino-6-(5-phosphoribosylamino)uracil reductase RibD gives MSHLDERYMRRALQLAERARGHTHPNPLVGAVVVKDGRIVGEGYHPRAGLPHAEVFALRQAGEAARGATVYVTLEPCNHHGRTPPCTTALLEAGVARVVVAARDPNPKAQGGLERLAQAGVAVQWGVLEAEARAQNEVFFHGLEQNRPFVLWKAATTLDGRVATRTGHAQWVTGPQSRRIAHAYRQSLAAIAVGVGTVLADDPALTVRDPEFRPYPWMLEPPPLRDPLKVVFDTQARTPPQARLFAPGPRGEPARVVVFVGAAAPLERTRALEAAGARVVPLPDEEGRPSLRAALEWLWNEGIDGLLLEGGPTLAGAFVRAGLVDKLALFLAPKLVGEGRPLLAGLGAARMDEALGVTLTRREWVGEELWLEGRIAGQAPRRRTYVHGNR, from the coding sequence TTGAGCCACCTGGACGAGCGCTACATGCGCCGGGCGCTCCAGCTGGCCGAACGCGCTCGAGGGCACACCCACCCCAACCCCCTGGTGGGTGCGGTCGTGGTCAAGGACGGCCGCATCGTGGGGGAAGGGTACCACCCAAGAGCCGGCCTGCCGCACGCCGAGGTCTTCGCGCTACGCCAGGCCGGGGAGGCCGCCCGCGGCGCCACGGTCTACGTCACCCTCGAGCCCTGCAACCACCACGGCCGCACCCCCCCCTGCACCACCGCGCTGCTCGAGGCGGGCGTGGCGCGGGTGGTGGTCGCGGCGCGCGACCCGAACCCCAAGGCCCAGGGCGGCCTCGAGCGGCTCGCGCAGGCGGGCGTCGCGGTCCAGTGGGGGGTGCTCGAGGCCGAGGCCCGCGCGCAGAACGAGGTCTTCTTCCACGGCCTCGAGCAGAACCGGCCGTTCGTCTTGTGGAAGGCCGCAACGACCCTCGACGGGCGGGTCGCGACCCGCACGGGGCACGCCCAGTGGGTCACCGGCCCCCAGAGCCGCCGCATCGCGCACGCCTACCGCCAAAGCCTCGCGGCCATCGCGGTGGGGGTGGGCACCGTACTCGCCGACGATCCCGCCCTCACGGTGCGCGACCCGGAGTTCCGGCCTTACCCCTGGATGCTCGAGCCGCCCCCCTTGCGCGACCCCTTGAAGGTCGTCTTCGACACCCAGGCCCGCACCCCGCCGCAGGCCCGCCTCTTCGCGCCGGGCCCCCGCGGCGAGCCGGCCCGCGTGGTGGTCTTCGTGGGAGCGGCCGCGCCCCTCGAGCGCACGCGGGCCTTGGAGGCCGCCGGGGCGCGCGTGGTGCCCCTCCCGGACGAGGAAGGGCGCCCGAGCCTCCGGGCGGCCCTCGAGTGGCTCTGGAACGAAGGGATCGACGGCCTGCTCCTCGAGGGCGGCCCCACCCTCGCGGGCGCGTTCGTGCGGGCGGGCCTCGTGGACAAGCTCGCCCTCTTCCTCGCCCCCAAGCTCGTGGGGGAGGGCCGGCCCCTGCTCGCGGGCCTTGGCGCGGCGCGCATGGACGAGGCGCTCGGCGTGACCCTCACCCGGCGCGAGTGGGTGGGGGAGGAGTTGTGGCTGGAAGGACGCATCGCGGGCCAGGCTCCGCGTAGGAGGACGTATGTTCACGGGAATCGTTGA
- a CDS encoding acyl-CoA dehydrogenase family protein encodes MPIDFSLTEEQKQLQALARRFAREQIAPIAAEYDQKEEVPWQIVEKLHEVGLLNAIIPEEYGGLGIGMLEEVIIGEELAWGCMGIYTIPMASDLGITPILLAGTHEQKERFLRPLTEKPALAAFALSEPGNGSDAAALRTRAERDGDYYILNGTKMWISNGGEADVIVVFATVDPAKRHKGVVALVVEKGTPGLSAHKLHGKMGQRASGTYELVFENVRVPVANRLGEEGEGFKIAMNTLNKTRIPVAAGSVGVARRALEEATKYAKEREAFGRPIADFQAIQFKLADMYIGLETARMYTYYAAWLCDQGLPHAQASAVAKAYASEIAFKAANEAIQIHGGYGYMHEYPVEKLLRDVKLNQIYEGTNEIQRVIIARNLLKE; translated from the coding sequence ATGCCGATAGACTTCAGCTTGACCGAGGAACAAAAGCAGCTCCAAGCCCTCGCGCGGCGGTTCGCCCGCGAGCAGATCGCCCCCATCGCCGCCGAGTACGACCAGAAGGAGGAGGTTCCCTGGCAGATCGTGGAGAAGCTCCACGAGGTCGGCCTCCTCAACGCGATCATCCCCGAGGAGTACGGCGGCCTCGGGATCGGCATGCTCGAGGAGGTCATCATCGGCGAGGAGCTCGCCTGGGGCTGCATGGGGATCTACACCATCCCCATGGCCAGCGACCTCGGGATCACCCCGATCCTGCTCGCCGGCACGCACGAGCAAAAGGAGCGCTTCCTCCGCCCCCTCACCGAGAAACCCGCCCTCGCTGCGTTCGCCCTCTCCGAGCCCGGGAACGGCTCGGACGCCGCGGCCCTCCGCACCCGCGCGGAACGCGACGGGGACTACTACATCCTCAACGGCACCAAGATGTGGATCTCCAACGGCGGCGAGGCCGACGTCATCGTGGTCTTCGCCACCGTGGACCCCGCCAAGCGCCACAAGGGCGTGGTGGCCCTCGTGGTGGAGAAGGGCACGCCCGGCCTCAGCGCGCACAAGCTCCACGGCAAGATGGGCCAGCGCGCCTCCGGCACGTACGAGCTCGTCTTCGAGAACGTGCGCGTCCCCGTGGCGAACCGGTTGGGCGAGGAGGGCGAGGGGTTCAAGATCGCCATGAACACCCTCAACAAAACCCGCATCCCCGTCGCCGCCGGCAGCGTGGGCGTGGCCCGCCGCGCCCTAGAAGAGGCCACCAAGTACGCTAAGGAGCGCGAGGCGTTCGGCCGGCCCATCGCCGACTTCCAGGCCATCCAGTTCAAGCTGGCCGACATGTACATCGGCCTCGAGACCGCCCGCATGTACACCTACTACGCGGCCTGGCTGTGCGACCAAGGCCTGCCGCACGCCCAAGCCTCCGCGGTCGCGAAGGCCTACGCTTCGGAGATCGCCTTCAAGGCCGCGAACGAGGCCATCCAGATCCACGGGGGGTACGGGTACATGCACGAGTACCCCGTGGAAAAACTCCTGCGCGACGTGAAGCTCAACCAGATCTACGAGGGCACCAACGAGATTCAGCGCGTGATCATCGCGCGGAATCTCCTCAAGGAGTAA
- a CDS encoding tryptophanase: MNTIIEPFKIKMVEPIKLTTRAERERYIQEAGYNLFLLRAEDVIIDLLTDSGTSAMSAAQWSALMRGDESYAGARSWYRFEATVREIFGFEHVIPTHQGRAAERILFSVMVKPGMVVPNNTHFDTTRANIEYLGGRAVDLPCPEAKDPALEAPFKGNMDTQALEALIEEVGPERIPLIMITVTNNSGGGQPVSMANIREVSRIARKHGIPFYIDACRFAENAYFIKLREEGYQNKSVREIVAEMFSYADGCTMSAKKDAFANIGGFLCTNDASLAQQERDLLILTEGFPTYGGLAGRDLEAIAVGLREVLEEDYLRYRLVSTRYVADHLTERGIPVVRPAGGHAVYLDARRFLPHLDPLEYPGQALAVELYLEAGIRGVEIGTVMFGKDPHTGEERPAQWDLVRLAIPRRAYTQSHMDYVVEAVERVWARREEIRGYRIVEEPPFLRHFTARFEPL; this comes from the coding sequence GTGAACACCATTATCGAACCCTTCAAGATCAAGATGGTCGAACCGATCAAGCTCACGACCCGCGCCGAGCGCGAACGCTACATCCAAGAGGCCGGGTACAACCTCTTCCTGCTCCGGGCCGAGGACGTGATCATCGACCTCCTCACCGACTCCGGAACGAGCGCCATGTCCGCCGCCCAGTGGAGCGCCTTGATGCGAGGGGACGAGTCCTACGCCGGAGCCCGCAGCTGGTACCGCTTCGAGGCGACCGTGCGGGAGATCTTCGGCTTCGAGCACGTGATCCCCACCCACCAGGGCCGCGCGGCGGAACGCATCCTCTTCAGCGTCATGGTCAAGCCCGGTATGGTCGTGCCGAACAACACGCACTTCGACACCACCCGCGCCAACATCGAGTACCTGGGCGGCCGGGCCGTGGACCTCCCCTGCCCCGAAGCCAAGGACCCCGCCCTCGAGGCCCCCTTCAAGGGCAACATGGACACCCAGGCCCTCGAGGCCCTCATCGAGGAGGTAGGGCCGGAACGCATCCCCCTCATCATGATCACCGTGACCAACAACTCCGGCGGGGGGCAGCCCGTCTCCATGGCGAACATCCGCGAGGTCTCCCGGATCGCGCGCAAACACGGGATCCCCTTCTACATCGACGCCTGCCGCTTCGCGGAGAACGCTTACTTCATCAAGCTGCGCGAGGAAGGCTACCAAAACAAAAGCGTGCGTGAGATCGTCGCGGAGATGTTCAGCTACGCGGACGGGTGCACCATGTCCGCTAAAAAGGACGCCTTCGCCAACATCGGTGGCTTCCTCTGCACCAACGACGCCAGCCTCGCCCAGCAGGAGCGGGACCTCCTCATCCTCACCGAAGGCTTCCCCACCTACGGGGGGCTCGCGGGCCGGGACCTGGAGGCGATCGCGGTGGGGCTACGCGAGGTCCTCGAGGAGGACTACCTCCGCTACCGCCTGGTCTCCACCCGGTACGTGGCGGACCACCTCACCGAGCGCGGCATCCCCGTGGTGCGCCCCGCGGGGGGGCACGCGGTCTACCTGGACGCCCGGCGTTTCCTGCCGCACCTCGACCCCCTCGAGTACCCCGGCCAGGCGCTCGCGGTCGAGCTGTACCTCGAGGCCGGCATCCGTGGGGTGGAGATCGGCACCGTGATGTTCGGCAAGGACCCGCACACTGGAGAGGAACGCCCCGCGCAGTGGGACCTGGTGCGCCTCGCGATCCCGCGGCGGGCCTACACCCAAAGCCACATGGACTACGTGGTGGAGGCTGTCGAGCGCGTCTGGGCGCGCCGGGAGGAGATTCGCGGCTACCGCATCGTGGAGGAACCGCCCTTCCTCCGGCACTTCACCGCGCGGTTCGAGCCGCTCTAG
- a CDS encoding 4-fold beta flower protein, translating into MLWDKHGEPVLYLTGSGVLYALTNDPLGMLTTPSAGGWRAALDFQSRPKGWYKDGLLYDLEGRLLAFTKGAQAPLELPRAQPLRTPLKPRPAPGLALEGPLPPLPTFRAEWSPHPLPSLFASRE; encoded by the coding sequence GTGCTATGGGATAAACACGGCGAACCGGTCCTCTACCTGACCGGCAGCGGCGTCCTCTACGCCCTCACCAACGACCCCCTAGGGATGCTCACCACCCCCAGCGCGGGCGGCTGGCGCGCCGCCTTGGACTTCCAAAGCCGCCCCAAAGGCTGGTACAAGGACGGCCTCCTCTACGACCTCGAGGGCCGCCTCCTCGCCTTCACCAAAGGCGCGCAGGCTCCCCTCGAGCTGCCCCGTGCCCAACCCCTCCGCACCCCCCTCAAACCCCGTCCCGCCCCCGGCCTCGCCCTCGAGGGACCCCTCCCGCCCCTCCCCACCTTCCGCGCCGAGTGGAGTCCCCACCCCCTCCCCAGCCTCTTCGCCTCGAGGGAATAA